From a single Cupriavidus taiwanensis LMG 19424 genomic region:
- a CDS encoding branched-chain amino acid ABC transporter ATP-binding protein/permease → MTMLTDKQAGVTHAEAGSRARLNRNRVLVLVLVLIVVLAALPVLPTPEFWITLGNYIGLYSIVAIGLVLLTGVGGMTSFGQAAFVGLGAYSTAYLTTQFGLSPWFGLLVGLVITMASAYVIGLITMRMSGHYLPLATIAWGLSLFFLFGNLEFLGKYDGLNGIPVLSFFGIELQSGRSMFYLIWAVVLLAVLAMQNLLNSRPGRAIRALKGGGVMAEAMGVNTAWMKVVIFVVAAILACVSGFLYAHLQRAVNPTPFGLNYGIEYLFMAVVGGVGHVWGAVLGAGILTILKDVLQGVLPKLLGANGNFEIIVFGVLLVLLLQYARDGIWPFLRRLVPSGPPVLAPGQAAGLAVRQKPEAGELILDVRAARKQFGGLVAVNDVSFQVRAGEIIGLIGPNGAGKSTTFNLVTGVLPVSGGEVRYRGEVISGLPSREIVKRGIGRTFQHVHLLPTMTVLENVAIGAHLRGDFRAQGGVCAAILRMNKVEEEKLLFEAKRQLERVGLADCMYMEAGSLALGQQRILEIARALCCDPALLLLDEPAAGLRYKEKQALAELLRKLRGEGMSVLLVEHDMDFVMNLTDRLVVMEFGSRIAEGVPEEVQKNPAVLEAYLGGVE, encoded by the coding sequence ATGACCATGCTGACCGACAAGCAGGCCGGCGTGACCCATGCCGAGGCCGGCAGCCGCGCGCGGCTGAACCGCAACCGGGTGCTGGTGCTGGTGCTGGTCCTGATCGTGGTGCTGGCGGCGCTGCCGGTGCTGCCGACCCCGGAATTCTGGATCACGCTGGGCAACTACATCGGGCTGTACAGCATTGTCGCGATCGGGCTGGTGCTGCTTACCGGCGTGGGCGGCATGACCTCGTTCGGGCAGGCGGCGTTCGTGGGGCTGGGTGCGTACAGCACCGCGTACCTGACGACGCAGTTCGGGCTGTCGCCGTGGTTCGGCCTGCTGGTGGGGCTGGTGATCACCATGGCCTCGGCCTATGTGATCGGGCTGATCACGATGCGCATGTCCGGGCACTACTTGCCGCTGGCGACCATCGCCTGGGGCCTGTCGCTGTTCTTCCTGTTCGGCAACCTGGAGTTCCTGGGCAAGTATGACGGGCTGAACGGGATCCCGGTGCTGTCGTTCTTCGGCATCGAACTGCAGTCCGGCCGTTCGATGTTTTACCTGATCTGGGCGGTGGTGCTGCTGGCGGTGCTGGCGATGCAGAACCTGCTGAACTCGCGCCCGGGGCGCGCCATCCGCGCGCTCAAGGGCGGCGGCGTGATGGCCGAGGCCATGGGCGTGAACACCGCGTGGATGAAGGTGGTGATCTTCGTGGTCGCGGCGATCCTGGCATGCGTGTCCGGCTTCCTGTATGCACACCTGCAGCGCGCGGTGAACCCGACGCCGTTCGGACTGAACTACGGCATCGAGTACCTGTTCATGGCCGTGGTCGGCGGCGTCGGCCACGTGTGGGGCGCAGTATTGGGTGCGGGCATCCTGACTATCCTGAAGGACGTGCTGCAGGGCGTGCTGCCCAAGCTGCTCGGTGCCAACGGCAACTTCGAGATCATCGTCTTCGGCGTGCTGCTGGTGCTGCTGCTGCAGTACGCGCGCGATGGCATCTGGCCGTTCCTGCGGCGCCTGGTGCCATCCGGGCCGCCGGTGCTCGCGCCGGGTCAGGCCGCGGGGCTGGCGGTGCGCCAGAAGCCCGAGGCGGGCGAGCTGATCCTGGATGTGCGCGCCGCGCGCAAGCAGTTCGGCGGGCTGGTCGCGGTCAACGATGTCAGCTTCCAGGTGCGCGCCGGCGAGATCATCGGTCTGATCGGACCCAACGGCGCGGGCAAGTCCACCACCTTCAACCTGGTCACCGGCGTGCTGCCGGTCTCTGGCGGCGAGGTGCGCTACCGCGGCGAGGTGATCTCGGGCCTGCCGTCGCGCGAGATCGTCAAGCGCGGCATCGGCCGCACCTTCCAGCACGTGCACCTGTTGCCGACCATGACGGTGCTGGAAAACGTCGCCATCGGCGCGCACCTGCGTGGCGACTTCCGCGCGCAGGGTGGTGTCTGCGCGGCGATCCTGCGCATGAACAAGGTCGAGGAAGAGAAGCTGCTGTTCGAGGCGAAGCGCCAGCTGGAGCGCGTCGGCCTGGCCGACTGCATGTACATGGAAGCCGGCAGCCTGGCGCTGGGCCAGCAACGCATCCTGGAAATCGCGCGCGCGTTGTGCTGCGACCCGGCGCTGCTGCTGCTCGACGAGCCTGCCGCCGGCCTGCGCTACAAGGAAAAGCAGGCGCTGGCCGAACTGCTGCGCAAGCTGCGCGGCGAAGGCATGAGCGTGCTGCTGGTCGAGCACGACATGGACTTCGTGATGAACCTGACCGACCGGCTGGTGGTCATGGAATTCGGCTCGCGCATCGCCGAGGGCGTGCCCGAGGAGGTGCAGAAGAACCCTGCGGTGCTGGAAGCCTACCTGGGCGGCGTGGAATAA
- a CDS encoding branched-chain amino acid ABC transporter permease, whose protein sequence is MDLSIAAILAQDGITSGAIYALLALALVLVFSVTRVIFIPQGEFVAYGALTLAAMQAGHAPQTSWLLVAMGVLTFLYETVTVLRSAELRRTLGQRLAVLAGKYLVFPLAVHWVVQQYGAQPLPMLAQVALTLLVIIPLGPMLYRLAYQPLAEASTLVLLIVSVGVHFALVGLGLVMFGAEGSRTNPFSDARFEVGALSISGQSLWVVAVSALLIGALYFYFERTLQGKALRATAVNRLGARLVGIGTTQAGRLSFTLAAAMGALCGILIAPLTTVYYESGFLVGLKGFVGAIVGGLVSYPVAALGALLVGLLESYSSFWASAFKEVIVFTLIIPVLLWRSLTSKHVEEEE, encoded by the coding sequence ATGGACCTATCTATCGCCGCCATCCTGGCGCAGGACGGCATCACCTCGGGCGCGATTTACGCGCTGCTGGCACTGGCGCTGGTGCTGGTGTTCTCGGTGACCCGCGTCATCTTCATCCCGCAAGGGGAATTCGTTGCCTACGGCGCGCTGACACTGGCGGCGATGCAGGCCGGTCATGCCCCGCAAACCAGCTGGCTGCTGGTAGCGATGGGCGTGCTGACCTTTCTCTATGAGACCGTCACCGTGCTGCGCAGCGCCGAATTGCGGCGCACGCTGGGCCAGCGCCTGGCGGTTCTGGCCGGCAAGTACCTGGTGTTTCCGCTGGCGGTGCACTGGGTGGTACAGCAGTATGGTGCGCAGCCGCTGCCGATGCTGGCGCAGGTCGCCCTGACGCTGCTGGTCATTATTCCGCTGGGGCCGATGCTGTACCGGCTGGCCTACCAGCCGCTGGCCGAGGCCAGCACGCTGGTGCTGCTGATCGTATCGGTCGGCGTGCACTTCGCGCTGGTGGGGCTGGGGCTGGTGATGTTCGGCGCCGAGGGCTCGCGCACCAATCCGTTTTCGGATGCGCGCTTCGAGGTGGGCGCGCTCAGTATCTCGGGCCAGAGCCTGTGGGTAGTGGCGGTGTCGGCGCTGTTGATCGGCGCGCTCTATTTCTATTTCGAACGCACGCTGCAGGGCAAGGCGTTGCGCGCGACCGCCGTGAACCGGCTGGGCGCGCGCCTGGTCGGCATCGGCACCACGCAGGCGGGGCGGCTGTCGTTCACGCTGGCGGCGGCGATGGGCGCGCTGTGCGGCATCCTGATCGCGCCGCTGACCACGGTGTACTACGAGTCGGGCTTCCTGGTGGGGCTGAAGGGCTTTGTCGGCGCCATCGTCGGCGGCCTGGTCAGCTATCCGGTGGCGGCGCTCGGCGCGCTGCTGGTGGGGCTGCTGGAATCGTATTCGTCCTTCTGGGCCAGCGCGTTCAAGGAGGTCATCGTCTTCACACTGATCATTCCGGTGCTGCTGTGGCGCTCGCTGACGAGCAAGCATGTCGAGGAGGAGGAATAA
- a CDS encoding ABC transporter substrate-binding protein produces MDFKRASLLAIAAASLVAGAAQAQVKVGVTVSATGPAASLGIPEKNTFTLMPKEIAGKKIEYIVLDDASDTTTAVKNTRKLISEDKVDVMVGSTVTPNSLAMVDVAAENETPMITMAASARIIEPMDAKRAWVFKTPQNDSHMATAIAEHMSNNNVKTVAFIGFADAYGDSWAQEFAKVAELRKIKVVANERFARTDTSVTGQVLKMMGANADAVLIAGSGTPAALPAKTLKERGYKGKIYQTHGVANADFLRVCGKDCEGTFLPAGPLLVAEQLPDSNPVKKPALAYKTAYEKAFGGQVSTFGGHAWDAGLILQHAIPEALKKGQPGTKEFRKALRDAMEQTKNLPVSHGIMNMSATDHLGFDQRARVMVQIVDGKWKLLK; encoded by the coding sequence ATGGATTTCAAGCGCGCCAGCCTGCTGGCAATCGCTGCGGCCAGCCTGGTTGCCGGTGCCGCCCAGGCGCAGGTCAAGGTCGGGGTGACGGTGTCGGCCACCGGTCCGGCGGCATCGCTGGGCATTCCGGAAAAGAACACCTTCACGCTGATGCCCAAGGAGATCGCGGGCAAGAAGATCGAGTACATCGTGCTGGACGATGCCTCGGACACGACCACGGCGGTCAAGAACACGCGCAAGCTGATCAGCGAAGACAAGGTCGACGTGATGGTGGGTTCGACCGTCACGCCCAACTCGCTGGCGATGGTCGACGTGGCGGCCGAGAACGAGACGCCGATGATCACCATGGCCGCCTCGGCCCGCATCATCGAGCCGATGGATGCCAAGCGCGCGTGGGTCTTCAAGACCCCGCAGAACGACTCGCACATGGCCACCGCCATTGCCGAGCACATGAGCAACAACAACGTGAAGACGGTGGCGTTCATCGGCTTCGCTGATGCCTATGGCGACAGCTGGGCGCAGGAATTCGCCAAGGTCGCCGAGCTGCGCAAGATCAAGGTGGTCGCCAACGAGCGCTTTGCCCGTACCGACACCTCGGTCACCGGGCAGGTGCTGAAGATGATGGGCGCCAATGCCGACGCGGTGCTGATCGCCGGCTCGGGCACGCCCGCGGCGCTGCCGGCCAAGACGCTCAAGGAGCGTGGCTACAAGGGCAAGATCTACCAGACCCACGGCGTGGCCAATGCCGACTTCCTGCGCGTGTGCGGCAAGGACTGCGAAGGCACCTTCCTGCCCGCCGGCCCGCTGCTGGTGGCCGAGCAGCTGCCCGACAGCAATCCGGTAAAGAAGCCGGCGCTGGCCTACAAGACCGCGTATGAAAAGGCCTTCGGCGGCCAGGTCTCGACCTTCGGCGGCCATGCCTGGGATGCGGGCCTGATCCTGCAGCACGCCATCCCGGAAGCGCTGAAGAAGGGCCAGCCGGGTACCAAGGAGTTCCGCAAGGCCCTGCGCGACGCCATGGAGCAGACCAAGAACCTGCCGGTGTCGCATGGCATCATGAACATGAGCGCCACCGACCACCTCGGCTTCGACCAGCGCGCGCGCGTGATGGTGCAGATCGTCGACGGCAAGTGGAAGCTGCTGAAATAA
- a CDS encoding sulfite exporter TauE/SafE family protein, whose amino-acid sequence MTEFAFLAVAAFLAGLIDAVAGGGGLVQIPALFSAYPNLAPATLLGTNKVGSIAGTASAALRYGRSVRIYWGATAPAVVAAFACSMAGAWALTMIPAEPMRKALPFVLVVLLVYTVAKKDLGAEHAPTLTGWGERGAALLGGAVLGFYDGVFGPGTGSFLMIMFVRVFGYDFLHAAASTKLVNLATNLAALLLLASKGHIWWQLGLVMAVANVAGSQVGSKLALRHGSAFVRKVFIVVVSALILKTAWDAFVR is encoded by the coding sequence ATGACGGAATTCGCATTCCTGGCGGTCGCCGCCTTTCTTGCCGGCCTGATCGACGCGGTCGCCGGCGGCGGCGGGCTGGTCCAGATCCCGGCGCTGTTCTCGGCCTATCCCAACCTGGCACCCGCCACGCTGCTCGGGACCAACAAGGTCGGATCGATTGCGGGCACCGCCAGCGCGGCACTGCGTTATGGCCGCAGCGTGCGCATCTACTGGGGCGCGACCGCACCTGCCGTGGTGGCGGCCTTTGCCTGCTCGATGGCCGGCGCCTGGGCGCTGACCATGATCCCGGCCGAGCCGATGCGCAAGGCGCTGCCGTTCGTGCTGGTGGTGCTGCTGGTCTATACCGTCGCCAAGAAGGACCTGGGCGCCGAGCACGCGCCCACGCTGACGGGCTGGGGCGAACGCGGCGCGGCGCTGCTCGGCGGCGCCGTGCTGGGCTTCTATGACGGCGTGTTCGGGCCAGGCACCGGCAGCTTCTTGATGATCATGTTCGTGCGGGTATTCGGCTATGACTTCCTGCACGCGGCGGCGTCGACCAAGCTGGTCAACCTTGCCACCAACCTGGCGGCGCTGCTGCTGCTGGCCAGCAAGGGCCATATCTGGTGGCAGCTGGGCCTGGTGATGGCGGTGGCCAACGTCGCCGGGAGCCAGGTGGGAAGCAAGCTGGCGCTGCGCCATGGCAGCGCTTTCGTGCGCAAGGTGTTCATCGTGGTGGTCAGCGCGCTGATCCTGAAGACCGCCTGGGACGCCTTCGTCCGCTGA
- a CDS encoding branched-chain amino acid ABC transporter permease, protein MSAPSTSSTPATVAANAGKAGKGQGVQKKLLYGLLLLALLAAPLAGAYPVFVLKVLCFALFACAFNLLIGYTGLLSFGHAAFFGGAGYAAGHAMKVWGVTPEIGLILGTGTGALIGYVVGSLAIRRQGIYFSMITLALAQMLFFICLQAPFTGGEDGLQGIPRGKLFGVLSLSDDLTLYYVALVIIVAAFALIVRTVHSPFGQILKAIKENEPRAVSLGYDVDRFKLTAFVLSAALSGLAGSIKALVLGFETLTDVHWSMSGSVILMTLVGGLGTLSGPIVGAFVIVALENKLGDIGNFLASVTGISWFGTLGESVTMVTGVIFVICVLTFRRGIMGELLARFGGHAGRRE, encoded by the coding sequence ATGAGCGCACCCTCGACATCATCGACGCCAGCCACCGTGGCGGCCAATGCAGGCAAGGCAGGAAAGGGACAAGGCGTGCAGAAGAAACTGTTGTACGGATTGCTGCTGCTGGCACTGCTGGCGGCGCCGCTGGCCGGGGCGTATCCGGTGTTCGTGCTCAAGGTGCTGTGCTTCGCGCTGTTTGCGTGCGCCTTCAACCTGCTGATCGGCTACACCGGACTGCTGTCGTTCGGCCATGCGGCCTTCTTCGGCGGCGCCGGCTACGCCGCCGGCCATGCCATGAAGGTGTGGGGCGTGACGCCGGAGATCGGCCTGATCCTGGGCACCGGCACGGGCGCGCTGATCGGCTACGTGGTGGGCTCGCTGGCGATCCGGCGCCAGGGCATCTACTTCTCGATGATCACGCTGGCGCTGGCGCAGATGCTGTTCTTTATCTGCCTGCAGGCGCCGTTCACCGGCGGCGAGGACGGGCTGCAGGGCATTCCGCGCGGCAAGCTGTTCGGCGTGCTGTCGCTGTCGGATGACCTGACGCTGTACTACGTGGCGCTGGTGATCATCGTCGCGGCCTTCGCGCTGATCGTGCGCACGGTGCACTCGCCGTTCGGCCAGATCCTGAAGGCGATCAAGGAGAACGAACCGCGCGCGGTGTCGCTGGGCTATGACGTCGACCGCTTCAAGCTGACCGCGTTCGTGCTGTCGGCGGCGCTGTCGGGGCTGGCCGGTTCGATCAAGGCGCTGGTGCTGGGCTTCGAGACCCTGACCGACGTGCACTGGTCGATGTCGGGCTCGGTGATCCTGATGACGCTGGTCGGCGGCCTCGGCACGTTGTCGGGCCCGATCGTCGGCGCCTTCGTGATCGTCGCGCTCGAAAACAAGCTCGGCGACATCGGCAACTTCCTGGCGTCGGTGACCGGCATTTCGTGGTTCGGCACGCTGGGCGAGTCGGTGACGATGGTGACCGGGGTGATTTTCGTGATCTGCGTGCTGACCTTCCGCCGTGGCATCATGGGCGAGCTGCTGGCGCGCTTCGGCGGACACGCCGGACGCAGGGAGTGA
- a CDS encoding branched-chain amino acid ABC transporter permease, translating into MDIFGIPLPAMLSQLLLGLVNGAFYAMLSLGLAVIFGLLNVINFAHGALFMLGAVLAWMGMEYAGLNYWLMLLLSPLVVAALGVVIEKTMLRWIYKLDHIYGLLLTLGITLVIEGIFRSVYGVSGLPYQTPDALQGATDLGFMILPNYRAWVVVASLVVCFATWYVIEKTKLGAYLRAGTENPKMVEAFGVNVPLMVTLTYGFGVALAAFAGVLAAPVIQISPLMGQNLIIIVFAVVVIGGMGSIMGSILTGLGLGVIEGLTKVFYPEASSTVVFFIMVIVLLLRPAGLFGKEK; encoded by the coding sequence ATGGACATCTTCGGAATCCCTTTGCCGGCCATGCTTTCCCAGCTCTTGCTGGGGCTGGTCAACGGCGCCTTCTATGCGATGCTGAGCCTGGGCCTGGCGGTGATCTTCGGCCTGCTCAACGTCATCAACTTCGCGCACGGCGCGCTCTTCATGCTGGGCGCGGTGCTGGCCTGGATGGGCATGGAGTACGCCGGGCTGAATTACTGGCTCATGCTGCTGCTGTCGCCGCTGGTCGTTGCCGCGCTGGGCGTGGTGATCGAGAAGACCATGCTGCGCTGGATCTACAAGCTCGACCACATCTACGGCCTGCTGCTGACGCTGGGCATCACGCTGGTGATCGAGGGCATCTTCCGCTCGGTCTACGGCGTGTCGGGCCTGCCGTACCAGACCCCGGACGCGCTGCAGGGCGCGACCGACCTCGGCTTCATGATCCTGCCGAACTATCGCGCCTGGGTCGTGGTGGCGTCGCTGGTGGTGTGCTTCGCCACCTGGTACGTGATCGAGAAGACCAAGCTGGGCGCCTACCTGCGCGCCGGCACCGAGAACCCCAAGATGGTCGAGGCCTTCGGCGTCAACGTGCCGCTGATGGTGACGCTGACCTACGGCTTCGGCGTGGCGCTGGCTGCGTTTGCCGGCGTGCTGGCCGCGCCGGTGATCCAGATCTCGCCGCTGATGGGGCAGAACCTGATCATCATCGTGTTCGCGGTGGTGGTGATCGGCGGCATGGGTTCGATCATGGGCTCGATCCTGACCGGCCTCGGGCTGGGCGTGATCGAAGGCCTGACCAAAGTGTTCTATCCGGAGGCATCGTCGACCGTGGTGTTCTTCATCATGGTGATCGTGCTGCTGCTGCGCCCGGCCGGGCTGTTCGGCAAGGAGAAGTGA
- a CDS encoding ABC transporter substrate-binding protein: MKKTRLAAAMAAIAMGAVSFGAAAQVSGDTVKIGYITDMSGLYADIDGPGGLEAIKMAVEDRGGKVLGKPIEIVSADHQNKADIAASKAREWMDQQGLDMLLGGTNSGTALAMNKVASEKKRVYINIGAGTARLTNEECSPYTVHYAYDTVALAKGTGSAVVKQGGKSWFFLTADYAFGHSLEQDTAAVVKANGGTVVGQVRHPLSASDFSSFLLQAQSSKAQILGLANAGGDTINAIKAAKEFGITKSMKIAGLLMFINDVHSLGLKNTEGLLMTDSWYWDMNDDTRKFANRFFGKMKKMPSSLQAADYSAASTYLKAVEAAKTDDPDKVMAELKKMKINDFYTKGYIRQDGRGIHDMYLMQVKTAAESKKPWDYLKVVATIPGDQAFTTVAESKCAMLKK; the protein is encoded by the coding sequence ATGAAAAAGACTCGGCTCGCGGCCGCGATGGCGGCCATTGCCATGGGTGCGGTGTCCTTCGGCGCTGCGGCACAGGTATCGGGCGACACCGTCAAGATCGGCTACATCACCGACATGTCGGGCCTGTATGCCGATATCGACGGCCCCGGCGGCCTGGAAGCCATCAAGATGGCGGTCGAGGACCGCGGCGGCAAGGTGCTGGGCAAGCCCATCGAGATCGTCTCGGCCGACCACCAGAACAAGGCCGACATCGCCGCTTCGAAGGCGCGCGAATGGATGGACCAGCAAGGCCTGGACATGCTGCTGGGCGGCACCAATTCCGGCACCGCGCTGGCGATGAACAAGGTCGCTTCGGAGAAGAAGCGCGTCTACATCAACATCGGCGCCGGCACCGCGCGCCTGACCAACGAAGAGTGCTCCCCTTACACGGTGCACTATGCCTATGACACGGTCGCGCTGGCCAAGGGCACCGGCAGCGCGGTGGTCAAGCAGGGCGGCAAGTCGTGGTTCTTCCTGACCGCCGACTATGCCTTTGGCCACTCGCTGGAGCAGGACACCGCCGCAGTGGTCAAGGCCAATGGCGGCACCGTGGTGGGCCAGGTGCGCCATCCGCTGTCGGCTTCGGACTTCTCGTCGTTCCTGCTGCAGGCGCAATCGTCCAAGGCGCAGATCCTGGGCCTGGCCAACGCCGGCGGCGACACCATCAACGCGATCAAGGCGGCCAAGGAATTCGGCATCACCAAGTCGATGAAGATCGCCGGCCTGCTGATGTTCATCAACGATGTGCACAGCCTCGGCCTGAAGAACACCGAAGGCCTGCTGATGACCGACAGCTGGTACTGGGACATGAACGACGACACCCGCAAGTTCGCCAACCGCTTCTTCGGCAAGATGAAGAAGATGCCGAGCAGCCTGCAGGCAGCGGACTACTCGGCGGCCAGCACCTACCTGAAGGCCGTGGAAGCCGCCAAGACCGACGATCCGGACAAGGTCATGGCCGAGCTCAAGAAGATGAAGATCAACGACTTCTACACCAAGGGCTATATCCGCCAGGACGGCCGTGGCATCCACGACATGTACCTGATGCAGGTGAAGACCGCGGCCGAGTCGAAGAAGCCGTGGGATTACCTGAAGGTGGTCGCGACCATCCCGGGCGACCAGGCCTTCACCACGGTGGCCGAGTCGAAGTGCGCCATGTTGAAGAAGTAA
- a CDS encoding ABC transporter ATP-binding protein, with protein sequence MSTANTPALEIKGLHAWYGESHILHGVDLTVNRGEVVTLLGRNGAGRTTTLRAIMGLTGARKGSIRVNGHETIGLPTHKIAHYGIGYCPEERAIFSSLSCEENLMLPPVLKGAGIGNGGSQGMSEAEIYEMFPNLKERRQSQGTRLSGGEQQMLAVGRILRTGANLLLLDEISEGLAPVIVQALARMIRMLKQKGYTVVMVEQNFRFAAPLADRFYVMEHGTIVERFAASELQAKMPVLHELLGV encoded by the coding sequence ATGAGCACAGCCAATACTCCGGCCCTGGAAATCAAGGGCCTGCACGCCTGGTACGGCGAATCGCACATCCTGCACGGCGTGGACCTGACCGTGAACCGCGGCGAAGTGGTCACGCTGCTGGGCCGCAACGGCGCCGGACGCACCACCACGCTGCGCGCGATCATGGGCCTGACCGGCGCGCGCAAGGGCTCGATCCGGGTCAATGGCCACGAGACCATCGGCCTGCCCACGCACAAGATCGCGCACTACGGGATCGGCTATTGCCCGGAAGAGCGCGCCATCTTCTCCAGCCTCTCGTGCGAAGAGAACCTGATGCTGCCGCCGGTGCTCAAGGGTGCCGGCATAGGGAACGGCGGCAGCCAGGGCATGAGCGAGGCCGAGATCTACGAGATGTTCCCGAACCTGAAGGAGCGCCGCCAGAGCCAGGGCACGCGCCTGTCGGGCGGCGAGCAGCAGATGCTGGCGGTCGGGCGCATCCTGCGCACCGGGGCCAACCTGCTGCTGCTCGACGAGATCTCGGAAGGGCTGGCACCGGTGATCGTGCAGGCGCTGGCGCGCATGATCCGGATGCTCAAGCAGAAGGGCTACACGGTGGTGATGGTGGAGCAGAACTTCCGCTTCGCCGCGCCGCTGGCGGACCGCTTCTACGTGATGGAGCACGGCACCATCGTCGAACGCTTCGCGGCCAGCGAGCTGCAGGCCAAGATGCCGGTGCTGCATGAATTGCTCGGGGTCTGA
- a CDS encoding ABC transporter ATP-binding protein: MNQQETILETRNLTKEFKGFTAVSDVNLRVRRGSIHALIGPNGAGKTTCFNLLTKFLEPTTGTILFNGIDITREKPAQIARRGVIRSFQISAVFPHLTVMENVRIGLQRQLGTAYQFWRSERSLDVLNDRAMELLEQVGLTEFAHTLTVNLPYGRKRALEIATTLAMEPELMLLDEPTQGMGHEDVDRVTQLIKQVSTGRTILMVEHNMSVVSSIADKITVLQRGAILAEGPYAEVSKDPRVMEAYMGTADAELQGAH; encoded by the coding sequence ATGAACCAGCAGGAAACCATCCTGGAAACGCGGAACCTCACCAAGGAGTTCAAGGGGTTCACGGCGGTGAGCGACGTCAACCTGCGGGTGCGCCGCGGCTCGATCCATGCGTTGATCGGCCCCAACGGCGCGGGCAAGACCACTTGCTTCAACCTGCTCACCAAGTTCCTGGAGCCGACCACCGGCACCATTCTTTTCAACGGCATCGACATCACCCGCGAGAAGCCTGCGCAGATCGCGCGGCGCGGCGTGATCCGCTCGTTCCAGATTTCGGCCGTGTTTCCGCACCTGACGGTGATGGAGAACGTGCGCATCGGCCTGCAGCGGCAACTGGGCACCGCGTACCAGTTCTGGCGCAGCGAGCGCTCGCTGGACGTGCTCAACGACCGTGCCATGGAGCTGCTCGAGCAGGTCGGGCTGACCGAGTTCGCGCACACGCTCACGGTGAACCTGCCGTACGGGCGCAAGCGCGCGCTGGAGATCGCCACCACGCTGGCGATGGAGCCGGAGCTGATGCTGCTCGACGAACCGACGCAGGGCATGGGCCACGAGGACGTGGACCGCGTCACGCAGCTGATCAAGCAGGTCTCGACGGGGCGCACCATCCTGATGGTGGAGCACAACATGAGCGTGGTCTCTTCGATCGCCGACAAGATCACGGTGCTGCAACGCGGCGCGATCCTGGCCGAAGGCCCGTACGCGGAAGTGTCGAAGGACCCGCGCGTGATGGAAGCCTACATGGGCACCGCCGACGCGGAACTGCAGGGCGCGCACTAA